The Nocardia vinacea genome contains the following window.
TCCGCCGGCGCTGCTGGTCGGCGCGGTGGGATTCGTCGTAGTTCCGCTCGAATCACGGTTCCACACCACGACACTCGTGATCGCTAGCACCAGCGCGATCACCGCCGCCGCGGCGACGGCGGCGTACCGCGGCCGCCGCCGGGGTGGATTCGGCAGCGGCGGTGGGACTTTCGGTGTCGCCTTCGGTGCGGGCGGATGGGTGGCAGCCGACAGCGCGGGCGGTGGCGAGGGTAGCTCCGGTGGCTGGACCGCGAAAACGGTCTGCTCCACCGGGAACCCGAAAGCACTCGCCGTCGCGGCCGCCAACGCCCCACAGGACGAATAGCGGTCGTCCGGATTCTTCGCCATGGCCCGGGCGATCACCGCGTCGATCGCGGCGGGCAGATTCGGCCGCGCCGCACGGGCCCGCGGCGGCGGCTCCATCAGATGGGCCTGCATCACCGCGACTACCGAATCGCGCGGGAACGGCTTTGCGCCGGTGATCAGTTCGAAGAGGGTACAGCCCAGGGCATAGACATCGGCGCGATGATCGACCCGCTGGTCGGCCAGCAGTTCCGGCGCGGCGTAGGCGAGCGTCGCCACGACCGTCCCGACCTCGGTCAGCGCGGTGCCGTCACCGGCAGCCCTGGCGATCCCGAAATCTGCCACCAGCACCCGATCCGGAGCGCCCTCGAGGTGTTCGATCAGGATGTTCGCCGGTTTGACATCCCGGTGCAGCATGCCGGATCTGTGCGCCTCGTCCAGACCTCGCGCCGTCTCGGTGACGATGTGCAGCGCGCGCTGCGGCTCCACTGCGCCATCACGGCGGAGCAACTGGGCCGCGTCGATACCGCTCACGAACTCCATCGCGATCCAGAGCCGGCCGTGCTCGATACCGCGGTCGTGCACCGCGACGATATTCGGATGGTCCAGCCGGGCGGCCAGCTCCGCCTCCCGCAGGAACCGGGCACGGAATTCGTCGGCGGCGCCGCAGTTCTCGGGCAGCACCTTCAGTGCGTCGCGGCGCGGCAGACGCGGATGCCGGGCCACATATACCGCGCCCATGCCGCCGGTGCCCAGCACGCGCTCGATCCGGTATCCGGCGAATATTGTTCCAGCAGTGAGTATTTCAACCATACGCCTACTCGCTGTTCACCAGCAGCGCGTACTGCGCCGCAGCTCGTTGCTGCACATCCCGATAATCCCGGCTGAAAACCAGTGCGACATAACGGCCGTGCCGGAGCACGCAATCGAACTTGACCATCCCGGTGGAATTCAGCGTATCCGTGCA
Protein-coding sequences here:
- a CDS encoding serine/threonine-protein kinase, whose translation is MVEILTAGTIFAGYRIERVLGTGGMGAVYVARHPRLPRRDALKVLPENCGAADEFRARFLREAELAARLDHPNIVAVHDRGIEHGRLWIAMEFVSGIDAAQLLRRDGAVEPQRALHIVTETARGLDEAHRSGMLHRDVKPANILIEHLEGAPDRVLVADFGIARAAGDGTALTEVGTVVATLAYAAPELLADQRVDHRADVYALGCTLFELITGAKPFPRDSVVAVMQAHLMEPPPRARAARPNLPAAIDAVIARAMAKNPDDRYSSCGALAAATASAFGFPVEQTVFAVQPPELPSPPPALSAATHPPAPKATPKVPPPLPNPPRRRPRYAAVAAAAVIALVLAITSVVVWNRDSSGTTTNPTAPTSSAGGLTWGRYAFVVDALPQLLPATPTRTGHQGIRCAAIDDKGNAADLNRVPEHIAHMRCTGNENPIRDVDVQCSANRSPYSLVNEEGVVVLGDQRWERSSGRGRVVWSSMLGYSGQIGIVGLEFDEPTRNFCMVVVIGGSSGQDLYDRWWPNAPF